The Daucus carota subsp. sativus chromosome 2, DH1 v3.0, whole genome shotgun sequence genome includes a window with the following:
- the LOC108208203 gene encoding protein FAR1-RELATED SEQUENCE 5-like — MDLNSGFGDKIAQNFDANTLPMDVVAIEDDDLSLGEVDDLSSRKYVSPGSTTYWLPCMVDSKPNVGKSFRSIDEAAHFYVDYGRSCGFDIRRGSEKRYRDGRIQSKRFHCSREGFYSKNGEKNDDGSFYSKQKRKSMFTRCGCPAMIVVKHTKGSIYEITLFIEQHNHRFASADGKKFLKANRSMTVAHQNFAFDCSKVRIGPARAFGLMKEFVGGYDQIGATVVDFKNWNRDLKNIIGNADAQVILNKFQSLKDSSNGRFYYEHDVDESGKLTKLFWADCVGRRNYDVFGDVISVDATFSTNKYNMVFVPICGVDNHRKCVTFGAGLLSKEDIAHYKWIFQALLNCMGRHPLCILTDQCAAMKQAIADVFDKEKTRHRLCMWHIMKKFPSKVGVVLAMDGGFLSKLKPFVWGENLDISEFEAGWKSLMDEFKMTDNEWLCDMYECRHLWIPAYFKEDPLLGILRTTSWSESANSFFSHYHQPGDTLSQFYLRFETAMDKQRNINSDLNHKSNVAFPSTDTELFLEKDAAELYTREIFYKFQKQVRDACFHLVIKDMSGVEVKKFVLHDLKAAKEFQVLHILENHKLECSCRMFERIGLPCSHLILALKQVPVHKLPRHLVLNRWMKNAEKNATRFVSSTSSDDKEKFSVIVNDIWFDFNSCMGLAGDNKEALDLIQSCLKDVKQKLRGWKFEGKLVVGNKKDVVEKFIGSEIPVNIEVKPPNQCRNKGCGTKRIKSAAEKSTILSGKLKRICRYCKTEVYHDFRNCPVRKMQNLDENSAGKKKQKQSTDNSESGMGDNFEL, encoded by the exons ATGGACTTGAATTCAG GTTTTGGTGATAAAATTGCTCAAAACTTTGATGCTAATACATTGCCTATGGATGTTGTGGCTATAGAAGATGATGATTTGTCTTTGGGAGAAGTTGATGATTTGTCTTCGCGTAAATATGTATCTCCAGGTTCTACAACGTATTGGTTGCCTTGTATGGTTGATAGTAAACCTAATGTTGGAAAATCATTTAGGAGTATAGATGAGGCTGCGCATTTTTATGTTGATTATGGTCGTTCTTGTGGATTTGATATTAGGCGTGGTAGTGAGAAGCGATATCGAGATGGACGTATTCAATCGAAACGTTTTCACTGTTCACGAGAAGGCttttattctaaaaatggtGAGAAGAATGATGATGGctcattttattcaaaacaaaagagGAAAAGTATGTTTACTAGATGTGGATGTCCTGCTATGATTGTGGTGAAACATACGAAGGGTTCAATATATGAGATTACTTTGTTTATTGAACAACATAATCATAGGTTTGCTAGTGCTGATGGTAAGAAGTTTTTGAAGGCAAACCGGTCAATGACTGTTGCACATCAAAATTTTGCATTTGATTGTTCAAAAGTCAGAATAGGTCCTGCTCGTGCGTTTGGTTTAATGAAAGAGTTTGTTGGAGGGTATGACCAGATTGGGGCAACAgttgttgattttaaaaattggaatagagacttgaagaacaTAATTGGGAATGCAGATGCACAAGTAATATTGAATAAATTTCAATCTTTGAAGGATTCTTCTAATGGCAGATTCTACTATGAACATGATGTGGATGAGTCTGGAAAATTGACAAAGTTATTTTGGGCAGATTGTGTTGGTCGTAGAAACTATGATGTGTTTGGTGATGTTATTTCAGTAGATGCCACATTTAGTACTAACAA GTATAACATGGTTTTTGTTCCAATCTGTGGTGTTGACAATCATAGAAAGTGTGTAACTTTTGGTGCTGGTCTACTTTCAAAAGAAGATATAGCTCATTACAAATGGATTTTTCAAGCTTTACTAAATTGTATGGGGCGACATCCATTATGCATATTGACTGATCAATGTGCTGCAATGAAACAAGCAATTGCTGATGTGtttgataaagaaaagacaaggcATCGTCTTTGTATGTGGCACATCATGAAAAAATTTCCATCCAAG gTTGGTGTGGTATTGGCAATGGATGGTGGATTTTTATCAAAGCTTAAACCTTTTGTATGGGGTGAAAATTTGGATATATCTGAGTTTGAAGCTGGTTGGAAATCTTTGATGGATGAGTTTAAGATGACTGACAATGAGTGGTTGTGTGATATGTATGAATGCCGACATTTATGGATTCCAGCATATTTCAAAGAAGATCCTTTATTAGGAATATTACGGACAACATCTTGGTCAGAAAGTGCAAATTCATTTTTTAGTCATTATCATCAACCTGGTGATACTCTATCTCAGTTTTATCTACGTTTTGAGACTGCAATGGATAAGCAACGTAATATCAATTCAGACTTGAATCATAAGTCTAATGTTGCGTTCCCAAGTACTGATACAGAACTATTTTTGGAGAAGGATGCTGCAGAGTTATACACAcgtgaaatattttataaattccaGAAACAAGTACGAGATGCTTGTTTCCATTTGGTAATAAAGGATATGAGTGGTGTTGAAGTAAAGAAGTTTGTTTTACATGATCTTAAAGCTGCTAAAGAATTTCAG GTTTTGCACATTTTGGAAAATCATAAACTTGAGTGTTCTTGTAGGATGTTTGAAAGAATTGGTTTGCCATGCAGTCATTTGATTCTTGCATTAAAACAAGTTCCTGTGCACAAGCTCCCAAGGCATCTTGTTCTGAATAGATGGATGAAAAATGCTGAGAAAAATGCAACAAGATTTGTTTCAAGCACATCAAGTGATGATAAAGAGAAATTTAGTGTTATTGTGAATGAtatttggtttgatttcaatTCGTGTATGGGGTTGGCTGGTGACAATAAAGAAGCACTTGATTTGATTCAAAGTTGTCTAAAAGATGTAAAACAGAAGTTACGTGGTTGGAAATTTGAAGGGAAGCTAGTTGTGGGAAACAAGAAAGATGTTGTTGAAAAGTTTATTGGATCAGAGATTCCAGTTAACATTGAAGTCAAGCCTCCAAATCAATGTCGGAACAAAGGGTGTGGAACAAAGAGAATTAAGAGTGCTGCTGAAAAATCAACTATACTTTCTGGTAAACTAAAGAGGATTTGCAGGTATTGCAAGACAGAAGTTTATCATGACTTTAGGAATTGTCCTGTAAGAAAAATGCAAAATTTGGATGAGAATTCTGCTGGgaagaagaaacaaaaacaaagtaCAGACAACAGTGAAAGTGGCATGGGTGACAATTTTGAACTCTAG